In Nocardioides sp. zg-1228, a single window of DNA contains:
- the yidD gene encoding membrane protein insertion efficiency factor YidD, with the protein MKHLLIGFIRAWRFAISPLYGQVCRYHPSCSAYALEAVTVHGAPRGTWLAARRLVRCHPWAAGGYDPVPSRAGSAAESPATRGA; encoded by the coding sequence ATGAAGCACCTCCTCATCGGGTTCATCCGCGCCTGGCGCTTCGCGATCAGCCCCCTCTACGGCCAGGTCTGCCGCTACCACCCGAGCTGCTCGGCCTACGCGCTCGAGGCCGTCACCGTGCACGGCGCCCCGCGTGGCACCTGGCTGGCCGCACGTCGTCTGGTCCGCTGCCACCCGTGGGCAGCCGGCGGCTACGACCCCGTTCCCTCCCGCGCCGGCTCGGCCGCGGAGTCCCCTGCAACTCGAGGAGCATGA
- the rnpA gene encoding ribonuclease P protein component — MLSAAHRLTTADGFRRTVRQGRRSGSSTLVVHLWVDPDATPAPVQVGFTVGKSVGNAATRNRVKRRLRHLTREHLPALEGLPGRAALVVRALPAAADASYATLCADLARTLSRVSTP; from the coding sequence GTGCTCTCCGCTGCCCACCGCCTCACCACCGCTGACGGCTTCCGTCGCACGGTGCGCCAGGGGCGGCGTTCCGGCTCCTCGACGCTCGTCGTCCACCTGTGGGTGGATCCCGACGCGACACCGGCGCCGGTGCAGGTGGGGTTCACGGTCGGCAAGTCCGTGGGCAACGCCGCCACGCGCAACCGTGTGAAGAGACGACTTCGGCACCTGACCCGGGAGCACCTCCCCGCACTGGAGGGGCTCCCGGGTCGTGCTGCGCTCGTGGTCCGTGCGCTCCCGGCCGCGGCCGATGCGTCGTACGCCACCCTCTGCGCCGATCTGGCCCGTACCCTGAGCAGGGTGAGCACCCCATGA